In Vagococcus hydrophili, one DNA window encodes the following:
- a CDS encoding Gx transporter family protein: protein MNKNKKLIYIALLVAQGVIIGLLENMIPFPFAFAPGAKLGLANLITIIAIFTMPVKDSFLLVILRLFLTTLLGGTVSTLLYSAAGAILSYLGMLLLKQFGPKRISTIGISAAGGFLHNVGQLVMASWIARSWNVMLYLPILSWIGILAGIAIGIAANYVMEHVKTIQEFKLEYE, encoded by the coding sequence ATGAATAAAAATAAAAAATTAATTTATATTGCCTTACTTGTGGCTCAAGGTGTCATCATTGGGCTGCTTGAAAACATGATTCCTTTTCCATTTGCTTTTGCCCCAGGTGCGAAACTTGGTTTGGCTAACTTAATTACCATTATTGCGATTTTCACCATGCCAGTAAAAGACAGCTTTTTACTCGTCATTTTGAGACTTTTCTTAACTACTTTACTAGGTGGGACGGTTTCGACCCTACTTTACAGTGCAGCTGGCGCGATTTTAAGTTATCTAGGTATGCTTTTACTGAAACAATTTGGTCCAAAACGAATTAGTACCATCGGCATTAGTGCGGCTGGCGGTTTTCTTCATAACGTTGGTCAGCTCGTCATGGCAAGCTGGATTGCTAGATCTTGGAACGTCATGCTTTATCTGCCAATTCTTTCTTGGATTGGGATCTTAGCTGGAATTGCCATTGGGATTGCCGCAAATTACGTCATGGAACATGTTAAAACGATTCAAGAATTTAAATTAGAATACGAATAA
- a CDS encoding polyprenyl synthetase family protein, producing the protein MEIHVMWNDYPKLKKELEKTLDLMSSSISLPNKDIENTIIEMFHSGGKLLRPAYLLLFSKLAKQPDSKKSIALAAAMETLHTATLIHDDIIDEADLRRGVTTLQTKFDKDVAVYSGDYLFIVCFKLLVQYTDSLRSIKLNTASMEKVLLGELGQMDTRYHMDITVDEYIQNISGKTAELFALSCFLGYFENGGSKKVAANCREIGKSIGLAFQIVDDILDYSQDTVSIGKPVLEDVKQGVYSLPLICALKENKAYFEPLLSKKEQMTDEDAIKVHEGVVQFKGVEKAYELADYYTEEALRLIQSLPDNKAHTKDTIYEITKNILTRQN; encoded by the coding sequence ATGGAAATTCATGTCATGTGGAATGATTACCCAAAATTAAAAAAAGAGTTAGAAAAAACTCTAGATTTGATGTCATCCTCTATTTCTTTACCAAATAAAGACATCGAAAATACCATTATCGAAATGTTTCACTCTGGTGGTAAATTACTTCGACCTGCTTACCTGTTACTTTTTTCAAAATTAGCCAAACAGCCGGATTCGAAAAAAAGTATTGCTCTAGCAGCTGCCATGGAAACCTTACATACCGCAACTTTGATTCATGATGATATCATTGATGAAGCTGATTTAAGACGCGGGGTAACTACCCTCCAAACTAAATTTGATAAAGATGTGGCTGTTTATTCTGGCGATTATTTATTTATTGTCTGTTTTAAACTTCTCGTTCAATATACTGATTCTTTGCGTAGTATCAAGCTTAATACAGCTAGCATGGAAAAAGTGCTTCTCGGGGAACTTGGTCAAATGGATACTCGTTATCACATGGATATTACAGTGGACGAGTACATTCAAAATATTTCAGGTAAAACTGCCGAGCTTTTTGCTTTAAGTTGCTTCTTGGGCTATTTTGAAAATGGTGGTTCTAAAAAAGTAGCGGCTAATTGTCGTGAAATTGGTAAATCCATTGGTTTAGCTTTCCAAATCGTGGATGATATTTTAGACTACTCACAAGACACCGTAAGTATTGGAAAACCTGTTTTGGAAGATGTGAAACAAGGGGTTTATAGCTTACCTCTCATCTGTGCTTTAAAAGAAAATAAAGCTTACTTTGAACCTTTGCTTTCTAAAAAAGAGCAAATGACGGATGAAGATGCTATCAAAGTTCACGAAGGGGTTGTTCAGTTTAAAGGCGTTGAAAAAGCCTATGAATTGGCTGATTATTATACAGAAGAAGCTTTACGTTTAATTCAAAGTTTGCCGGATAATAAAGCTCACACAAAAGATACCATTTATGAGATTACTAAAAACATCTTAACAAGACAAAACTAA
- a CDS encoding ABC-F family ATP-binding cassette domain-containing protein, with translation MITVSNVSLQFPDRKLFEDVDIKFTPGNCYGLIGANGAGKSTFLKILSGEIEPSTGNVTLGPDERLATLKQNHFDYEDQTVLHTVMMGHKRLYEVMQEKDAIYMKADFSDEDGIKAAELEGEFADLNGWEAEPEAASLLQGLNIPESLHDLKMAELTAGQKVKVLLAQALFGQPDVLLLDEPTNGLDRDSIAWLEEFLINSENTIITVSHDRHFLNKVCTHMADLDFGKIKLFVGNYDFWLESSELAARLQSDQNTKKEEKVKELQAFIARFSANASKSKQATSRKKMLDKIELDDIQPSSRRYPFVGFKAEREIGNDLLQVENISKTIDGKKILDNITFTLRKDDKAAFIAKDDITTTVLFKIIMGEMEPDSGSVRWGVTTSQAYLPKDTSHEFDTDQSIVDWLRQYASKEESDNTFLRSFLGRMLFSGEDVLKSVNVLSGGEKVRCMLSKLMLSKANVLVLDDPTNHLDLESITALNDGLIGFNGSLLFSSHDHQFIQTTANRIVAVSDKGVVDRAETTYDEFLDNETVKEQMKQMF, from the coding sequence ATGATTACCGTATCAAATGTTAGTCTGCAATTTCCAGATAGAAAATTATTTGAAGATGTAGATATTAAATTTACACCAGGAAATTGTTATGGGTTGATTGGTGCCAATGGTGCTGGAAAATCAACTTTCTTAAAAATCTTATCTGGAGAAATTGAACCATCAACAGGAAATGTTACTTTAGGACCTGATGAGCGTTTAGCAACCTTAAAACAAAATCATTTTGATTATGAGGACCAAACCGTTTTACACACTGTTATGATGGGACACAAACGTCTCTATGAAGTAATGCAAGAAAAAGACGCTATCTATATGAAAGCTGATTTTTCTGACGAAGACGGTATTAAAGCTGCTGAGCTTGAAGGTGAATTCGCTGATTTAAATGGTTGGGAAGCAGAACCAGAAGCAGCAAGTCTACTTCAAGGATTAAATATTCCAGAAAGCTTACATGACTTAAAAATGGCTGAATTAACAGCTGGTCAAAAAGTGAAAGTTTTACTTGCCCAAGCATTATTTGGACAACCTGACGTGTTACTTTTAGATGAGCCTACCAATGGATTAGACCGTGATTCAATTGCTTGGTTAGAAGAATTTTTAATCAATTCAGAAAACACCATTATCACTGTTTCCCATGACCGCCATTTCTTGAATAAAGTATGTACACACATGGCTGATTTAGACTTTGGTAAAATCAAATTATTCGTTGGTAACTACGATTTTTGGTTAGAATCAAGTGAACTTGCAGCAAGACTTCAATCAGATCAAAACACTAAAAAAGAAGAAAAGGTAAAAGAATTACAAGCCTTTATCGCAAGATTTAGTGCCAACGCTTCTAAATCTAAACAAGCAACGTCTCGTAAGAAAATGCTTGATAAGATTGAATTAGATGATATTCAACCATCATCACGTCGTTACCCATTCGTTGGTTTTAAAGCAGAACGTGAAATTGGTAATGATTTATTACAAGTTGAAAATATTTCTAAAACAATCGACGGTAAAAAAATATTAGACAACATCACATTCACTCTTAGAAAAGATGACAAAGCGGCCTTCATCGCTAAAGATGATATCACAACAACCGTTCTTTTCAAAATTATCATGGGTGAAATGGAACCTGATTCAGGATCTGTTCGCTGGGGTGTGACAACTAGCCAAGCTTACTTGCCTAAAGACACGTCTCATGAATTTGATACAGATCAATCAATCGTTGACTGGTTACGTCAATATGCCTCTAAAGAAGAATCTGATAATACCTTCTTAAGAAGTTTCTTAGGTCGTATGTTATTCTCTGGAGAAGATGTTTTAAAATCAGTAAATGTCCTTTCAGGGGGCGAAAAAGTGCGTTGTATGTTATCTAAATTAATGCTTTCTAAAGCAAATGTTTTAGTTTTAGATGACCCAACAAACCATTTAGATTTAGAGTCAATCACAGCCTTAAATGATGGTTTAATCGGCTTTAATGGTTCACTATTATTCTCTTCTCATGACCACCAATTTATCCAAACAACAGCTAACCGTATCGTTGCTGTTTCAGATAAAGGTGTCGTGGATCGTGCAGAAACAACGTATGATGAATTCTTAGATAACGAAACAGTTAAAGAACAAATGAAACAAATGTTTTAA
- a CDS encoding C39 family peptidase: protein MWHNIRVGELGGAFFLKKNQSILLLTLTTLAIISLFFSVYLTRVFSHQRAREAEIVRKKEEKQKLAAEKEARKPYDEKMNDKISQKEFKNRLQIPLILQTVEPWKNEFYGEEGSDPIKNTIEINGCAITALAMVGSYLDKKEETPLDVLKWSGNRYYDQKEGTVWQIFNDYAAAKKFEFEDLGDQISEAKKHLLKGHPVVVSVKPGYFTEIGHVMVLSGYDEKNNTFWVNNPSDSVKKKHTTRAFKESEIQSEALRYWAIYK, encoded by the coding sequence TTGTGGCATAATATAAGAGTAGGGGAATTAGGAGGTGCATTTTTTCTGAAAAAGAACCAATCTATCTTATTATTAACGTTAACAACTTTAGCCATTATTTCGTTATTTTTTTCAGTCTATTTGACACGTGTGTTTTCACACCAACGAGCCAGGGAAGCCGAGATTGTTAGAAAAAAAGAAGAGAAACAAAAATTAGCCGCCGAAAAAGAAGCTAGAAAACCGTATGATGAGAAAATGAATGATAAAATCTCTCAAAAAGAATTTAAAAATAGGCTACAAATACCGCTGATTCTTCAAACGGTGGAGCCTTGGAAAAACGAATTCTATGGTGAAGAGGGTAGTGATCCAATCAAAAATACCATTGAGATTAATGGGTGTGCCATTACGGCTTTAGCAATGGTCGGTTCCTACTTAGATAAAAAGGAAGAAACACCATTAGATGTGTTGAAATGGTCGGGTAATCGTTATTACGATCAAAAAGAAGGAACTGTTTGGCAAATTTTTAATGACTATGCGGCAGCTAAGAAGTTTGAATTTGAAGATTTAGGAGATCAAATTTCAGAGGCTAAAAAACATTTATTGAAAGGACATCCTGTGGTGGTGTCTGTAAAACCTGGGTATTTCACGGAAATTGGTCATGTCATGGTCTTATCAGGATATGATGAAAAGAATAACACGTTTTGGGTGAATAATCCAAGTGACTCCGTTAAAAAGAAACATACAACAAGAGCCTTTAAAGAGAGTGAAATTCAAAGTGAAGCTTTGCGTTATTGGGCGATATACAAATAA
- a CDS encoding DegV family protein codes for MTEKFDLLVDSCCDLPFDYLEQNNVQLVSMIINLTHKEYIDDLGKKFDYNWFMEQLKAEAMPSTSQINIGTYSDVFSQYINAEKPLLYVAFSSELSGSQRNAHSALRLLEEDNDSVSVTVVDSKAASLAEGILIKEVIKQRNEGKSLEEVLAWLDENINRVHAWVTVNDLNHLERGGRISKTSAAIGSLVKIKPIINIDETGKLVNVGKTRGRKKSLDKIVSETKRTILNSEEQTILIAYAGDLEAAEYTKQLIEETIPVKAVELLPMGPTIASHTGYGAIAIFSFGIEK; via the coding sequence ATGACAGAAAAATTTGATTTATTGGTCGATTCGTGTTGTGACTTACCTTTTGACTATTTAGAACAGAATAATGTTCAACTAGTTAGTATGATTATTAATTTAACTCATAAGGAGTATATCGACGACTTAGGGAAAAAATTTGATTACAATTGGTTCATGGAACAGTTAAAGGCTGAAGCAATGCCAAGTACTTCACAAATTAATATTGGGACGTACTCAGATGTTTTTAGCCAATACATAAACGCCGAGAAACCTTTATTATATGTTGCTTTTTCTTCTGAATTAAGCGGCTCACAAAGAAATGCTCATTCAGCTTTGCGACTTCTTGAAGAGGACAATGACTCTGTTTCTGTGACAGTTGTGGATTCAAAAGCAGCGTCCCTTGCAGAAGGTATCTTAATCAAAGAAGTGATCAAGCAAAGAAATGAAGGTAAGAGCTTAGAAGAAGTCTTAGCTTGGTTAGATGAAAATATCAACCGAGTGCATGCTTGGGTGACGGTTAATGATTTAAATCATTTAGAACGTGGCGGAAGAATTTCTAAAACATCAGCGGCTATCGGTAGTTTGGTTAAAATTAAACCAATTATTAATATTGATGAAACAGGCAAACTAGTCAATGTGGGTAAAACCCGTGGACGTAAAAAATCTTTAGACAAAATTGTTTCAGAGACAAAACGAACTATTTTGAATAGTGAAGAGCAAACGATCTTGATTGCTTACGCAGGAGATTTAGAAGCAGCAGAATATACAAAACAATTAATTGAAGAAACGATTCCGGTGAAAGCTGTGGAATTATTGCCAATGGGACCAACCATTGCTAGCCATACAGGGTATGGGGCTATTGCTATTTTCTCTTTTGGAATTGAAAAATAA
- a CDS encoding adenylosuccinate synthase, whose protein sequence is MSSVVVVGTQWGDEGKGKITDFLSENAEVIARYQGGDNAGHTIQFDGTTYKLHLIPSGIFYKEKISVIGNGVVINPKSITKELKYLADHNINTDNLRISDRAHVILPYHIKLDQLQEDAKGENKIGTTIKGIGPAYMDKAARVGIRIADLLDKEIFAERLKINLEEKNRQFVKMFDSEALAFDDIFEEYYQYGQEIKKYVTDTSVILNDALDEGRRVLFEGAQGVMLDIDQGTYPFVTSSNPVAGGVTIGSGVGPSKINRVVGVCKAYTSRVGDGPFPTELFDETGQQIREVGREYGTTTGRPRRVGWFDTVVMRHSKRVSGITNLSLNSIDVLTGLPTVKICTAYELDGEEIYHYPASLKELSRCTPVYEELPGWSEDITGCKTLAELPENARNYVHRVSELVGVRISTFSVGPDRTQTNVLESVWAQI, encoded by the coding sequence ATGTCATCAGTTGTAGTAGTAGGAACTCAGTGGGGCGACGAAGGAAAAGGAAAGATTACCGACTTTTTAAGTGAAAATGCTGAAGTCATTGCACGTTATCAAGGTGGAGACAACGCAGGTCATACTATTCAATTTGATGGAACGACATATAAACTGCATTTAATTCCATCAGGTATTTTTTACAAAGAAAAAATTAGTGTGATTGGAAACGGTGTTGTTATCAACCCTAAATCAATTACAAAAGAATTGAAATATTTAGCAGATCACAACATCAATACAGATAACTTAAGAATTTCTGATCGTGCTCACGTGATTTTACCTTACCACATCAAATTGGATCAATTACAAGAAGATGCTAAAGGTGAAAACAAGATTGGAACAACGATTAAAGGAATCGGACCAGCTTACATGGATAAAGCAGCTCGTGTGGGTATCCGTATTGCTGACTTATTAGATAAAGAAATTTTTGCAGAACGCTTAAAAATTAATTTAGAAGAAAAGAACCGTCAATTTGTTAAAATGTTTGACTCAGAAGCTTTAGCGTTTGATGATATTTTTGAAGAGTACTACCAATATGGTCAAGAAATCAAAAAATATGTCACAGACACTTCAGTTATCTTGAATGATGCGTTAGACGAAGGTCGTCGTGTGTTATTTGAAGGCGCACAAGGGGTTATGCTTGATATCGATCAAGGAACATATCCATTTGTTACTTCATCTAACCCAGTTGCCGGTGGGGTGACAATCGGTAGTGGTGTGGGACCATCAAAAATTAACCGTGTCGTAGGAGTTTGTAAAGCTTACACATCACGCGTGGGAGACGGTCCATTCCCAACTGAATTATTCGACGAAACTGGTCAACAAATTCGTGAAGTAGGCCGTGAATACGGAACAACAACAGGTCGTCCACGTCGTGTGGGTTGGTTTGATACAGTAGTAATGCGCCACTCTAAACGTGTATCAGGTATTACTAACTTATCTTTAAACTCAATCGATGTGTTAACTGGCTTACCAACAGTTAAAATCTGTACAGCTTACGAATTAGATGGAGAAGAAATTTACCACTACCCAGCAAGCTTGAAAGAATTATCTCGTTGTACACCAGTCTACGAAGAGTTACCAGGTTGGTCAGAGGATATTACTGGATGTAAAACATTAGCTGAATTACCAGAAAATGCTAGAAACTACGTTCACCGCGTTTCTGAATTAGTGGGTGTTAGAATTTCAACATTTTCAGTTGGTCCAGATAGAACTCAAACAAACGTTTTAGAAAGTGTTTGGGCACAAATTTAA
- the dnaB gene encoding replicative DNA helicase — MELIQQDRIPPQSVEAEQAVLGSVFLDAESIVEAMEYIEAKDFYRRGHQTIFQIMVDLNNRNEAIDAITVKEQLEQKKMIEDIGGISYLSELTLSVPTAANVGYYAQIVEQKSLLRSLIQTATDIVTSGFEQDEDVESILDDAERKILEVSEKRNRSGFLAIADVLGDSINQIEKRSQQGEAITGLPTGYHALDKMTAGLQAEELIILAARPAVGKTAFALNIAQNVGTKTDESVAIFSLEMSAESLVNRMLCSEGLVEAGHLKTGQLSDEEWDNIIVAMGSLSKANIFIDDTPGIKISEIRAKCRKLAQEQGDLGLILIDYLQLIEGTGRENRQQEVSEISRQLKKLAKELHCPVIALSQLSRGVEQRQDKRPVLSDIRESGSIEQDADIVAFLYRDDYYRSEEGEDEEPPETNNVIEVIIEKNRSGARGTVELLFIKEYNKFSSLSPREEF, encoded by the coding sequence ATGGAACTTATCCAACAAGATAGAATACCACCACAAAGTGTTGAAGCAGAACAAGCTGTTTTAGGTTCAGTCTTTTTAGATGCAGAATCAATAGTGGAAGCAATGGAGTACATTGAAGCCAAAGACTTTTATCGTCGTGGACATCAAACCATCTTTCAGATTATGGTTGATTTAAACAATCGTAACGAAGCAATTGATGCGATTACTGTTAAAGAGCAACTTGAACAGAAAAAGATGATTGAAGATATTGGTGGTATTAGTTACTTATCAGAGCTAACTTTGAGTGTACCAACAGCTGCTAATGTGGGATACTATGCTCAAATCGTAGAACAAAAATCACTGCTTAGAAGTTTAATTCAAACGGCAACTGATATTGTGACAAGCGGATTTGAACAAGATGAAGATGTTGAAAGTATTTTAGATGATGCGGAAAGAAAAATTCTTGAAGTGTCAGAAAAAAGAAATCGAAGTGGCTTTTTAGCGATTGCGGATGTGTTGGGAGACTCGATTAACCAAATCGAAAAACGTTCCCAACAAGGAGAAGCTATCACTGGACTACCAACGGGCTATCATGCCTTAGATAAAATGACAGCAGGACTTCAAGCGGAAGAGTTAATTATTTTAGCTGCTCGACCAGCCGTAGGGAAGACAGCTTTTGCCTTGAATATTGCCCAAAATGTGGGAACCAAAACAGATGAATCAGTAGCTATCTTTAGTTTAGAAATGAGTGCCGAGTCATTAGTTAACCGGATGTTATGTTCGGAAGGATTAGTTGAAGCGGGCCATTTAAAAACAGGTCAGTTATCAGATGAAGAATGGGATAATATCATCGTTGCTATGGGTAGTCTTTCAAAGGCTAACATTTTTATTGATGATACACCTGGTATTAAGATATCTGAGATTCGTGCTAAGTGCCGTAAGTTAGCACAAGAACAAGGAGATTTAGGTTTAATCCTCATTGACTACTTACAGTTAATTGAGGGAACGGGTCGCGAGAACAGACAACAAGAAGTTTCGGAAATTTCGAGACAGTTGAAAAAATTAGCTAAAGAATTACATTGTCCTGTAATCGCCTTATCTCAGTTATCACGTGGGGTAGAACAACGTCAGGACAAACGTCCAGTATTAAGTGATATTCGTGAATCGGGATCAATCGAGCAAGATGCGGATATCGTAGCCTTTCTTTACCGGGATGATTATTACCGAAGTGAAGAAGGGGAAGACGAGGAACCACCTGAAACAAACAATGTGATTGAAGTGATTATCGAAAAAAACCGTAGTGGTGCTAGGGGAACGGTAGAGCTACTCTTTATTAAAGAGTACAATAAATTCTCGTCCCTTTCACCTCGTGAAGAGTTTTAA
- the rplI gene encoding 50S ribosomal protein L9 produces MKVIFLQDVKGKGKKGEVKEVAVGYAQNFLLKKGLAVEATAQSLSELKGKNNAKDKEDAEILEDAKKLRDVIEAEDFEVIIKSKAGEDNRLFGSIPSKQIAEALEKQHKIKVDKRKMDLKQPIKALGYTNVPTKLHKEVTAKLRVHVITE; encoded by the coding sequence ATGAAAGTTATATTTTTACAAGATGTTAAAGGTAAAGGCAAAAAAGGTGAAGTTAAAGAGGTAGCTGTAGGTTACGCACAAAACTTTTTATTAAAAAAAGGATTAGCTGTAGAAGCAACAGCACAATCATTAAGTGAATTAAAAGGTAAAAATAATGCTAAAGATAAAGAAGATGCAGAAATTTTAGAAGATGCTAAAAAATTAAGAGATGTTATTGAGGCTGAAGATTTTGAAGTGATTATTAAATCTAAAGCTGGAGAAGATAACCGTTTATTTGGTTCAATTCCTTCAAAACAAATCGCCGAAGCCTTAGAAAAACAACACAAAATCAAAGTAGATAAACGTAAAATGGATTTAAAACAACCAATTAAGGCACTAGGTTATACTAATGTACCAACTAAATTACACAAAGAAGTGACTGCTAAGTTACGTGTTCATGTCATTACTGAATAA
- the rpsR gene encoding 30S ribosomal protein S18 produces MAAQQRRGGKKRRKVCYFTANHIDNIDYKDVELLSRFISERGKILPRRVTGTCAKHQRRLTIAIKRARIMGLLPFVGEEQ; encoded by the coding sequence ATGGCAGCTCAACAAAGAAGAGGCGGAAAAAAACGTCGTAAAGTATGTTACTTTACAGCTAACCATATCGATAATATCGATTATAAAGATGTTGAATTATTATCAAGATTTATCTCTGAAAGAGGTAAAATTTTACCACGTCGTGTGACTGGTACTTGTGCTAAACATCAAAGAAGATTAACAATCGCAATCAAACGCGCAAGAATTATGGGTCTATTACCATTCGTTGGTGAAGAACAATAA
- the ssb gene encoding single-stranded DNA-binding protein, giving the protein MINNVVLVGRLTRDPELRFTSNGSAVATFNLAVNRNFTNQSGEREADFVNCVIWRKPAETLANYAKKGTLLGVVGRIQTRNYENQQGQKVYVTEVVCDNFQLLESRNASEQRQQQPGGFGNQDAGNNFNNFSQNQNSQSFGQSSSKNEMPNFDRDSDPFGSSSQIDISDDDLPF; this is encoded by the coding sequence ATGATTAACAACGTTGTACTAGTAGGAAGACTTACTCGTGACCCAGAATTGAGATTTACCTCAAACGGATCAGCAGTAGCAACTTTTAACTTGGCTGTCAATCGTAACTTTACTAATCAAAGTGGCGAAAGAGAAGCTGATTTTGTTAATTGTGTTATTTGGAGAAAACCAGCTGAAACACTAGCAAATTACGCTAAAAAAGGTACTTTACTAGGTGTGGTTGGACGTATTCAAACACGTAATTACGAAAATCAACAAGGTCAAAAAGTATATGTTACCGAAGTAGTATGTGATAATTTCCAATTATTAGAATCACGTAACGCATCAGAACAAAGACAACAGCAACCTGGTGGCTTTGGGAATCAAGATGCAGGAAATAATTTTAATAATTTTTCTCAAAATCAAAATAGTCAATCATTTGGCCAATCTTCAAGTAAAAACGAAATGCCGAATTTCGATCGTGATAGTGATCCTTTTGGAAGCTCATCACAAATTGATATCTCGGATGACGATTTACCATTCTAA
- the rpsF gene encoding 30S ribosomal protein S6: MKDATKYEIMYIIRPNIDEEEKTALVNRFDSILKDNGAEVLESKLWGKRRLAYDIQDFHEGIYHIVKVSSATDAAAISEFDRLAKINADILRHMIVKEEN; encoded by the coding sequence ATGAAAGATGCAACTAAATACGAAATTATGTACATAATTCGTCCAAACATTGATGAGGAAGAAAAGACTGCTCTTGTAAATCGTTTCGATTCTATCTTGAAAGATAACGGTGCAGAGGTATTGGAATCTAAGTTATGGGGCAAACGCCGCTTAGCATACGACATCCAAGATTTCCATGAAGGAATCTACCATATCGTTAAAGTTTCTTCAGCTACAGACGCAGCTGCAATCAGCGAGTTTGATCGTTTAGCTAAAATCAATGCTGACATTTTACGTCACATGATCGTTAAAGAAGAAAACTAA
- a CDS encoding LysR family transcriptional regulator — protein sequence MNFTHLFYFKTIAESESMTEAAKKLHVSQPALSKILKQLEDELTVSLFERKGRVLHLNSKGNYYLKIVNTIFKELEEGKKNLVEMALEEEKHLSFGTPSSRLLEPLFSDYVRESAEKRTFSIKHLSNQQAIKDKLLSQEIDFGLFYYPVHHPEIESQLLWTEEILLAVPPEHKLANRKSIKLTEVKDEPFVAISNDFSFGKITRDICLSAGFIPNIQFEMESFDFTIHLVNEGHGITLIPNTWKNLLTNTMPTFLKIEEPKCERMIWLLWHKKNNDPEKITEFYEFAKKNLNKD from the coding sequence ATGAACTTTACTCATTTATTTTATTTTAAAACCATCGCTGAATCTGAGAGTATGACAGAAGCTGCCAAAAAATTGCATGTGTCTCAACCAGCTCTCAGCAAGATTTTAAAACAATTAGAAGACGAACTAACAGTATCTCTGTTTGAGCGAAAAGGTAGGGTGTTACATCTTAATTCAAAAGGTAACTACTACTTAAAAATTGTTAACACTATTTTTAAAGAACTGGAAGAAGGCAAAAAGAATCTTGTTGAGATGGCGTTAGAAGAAGAGAAGCACCTATCTTTTGGCACACCATCATCCCGTTTATTGGAGCCACTTTTCTCTGATTATGTTAGAGAATCGGCAGAGAAAAGAACCTTTAGCATTAAACATCTATCCAATCAACAAGCAATCAAAGATAAATTGTTGTCACAAGAAATAGACTTCGGCTTATTTTATTATCCAGTTCATCACCCTGAAATTGAAAGTCAGTTACTATGGACGGAAGAAATCCTTCTAGCAGTGCCGCCAGAACATAAATTAGCCAATCGAAAAAGCATTAAATTAACAGAAGTAAAAGATGAGCCCTTTGTTGCGATATCCAATGATTTTAGTTTTGGCAAAATTACCAGAGACATTTGCCTCTCAGCAGGTTTTATCCCGAATATTCAATTTGAGATGGAGAGTTTTGACTTTACGATTCACTTAGTTAATGAAGGACATGGGATTACCTTAATTCCTAATACATGGAAAAATTTATTAACTAATACAATGCCTACCTTTTTAAAAATCGAAGAACCTAAGTGTGAACGCATGATCTGGCTCTTGTGGCATAAAAAAAATAATGATCCAGAGAAAATAACAGAATTTTACGAATTTGCGAAAAAGAATTTAAATAAAGATTAA